In Janibacter sp. CX7, a single genomic region encodes these proteins:
- a CDS encoding DUF3097 domain-containing protein translates to MSDRYGKDVLSGDWKSKGRLARPTSRALEATRGTVVEDVETGWVGAVVAVEKAGGVHVVHLEDRRGKVRAFPLGGGFLVDGAPVSLTAPKGAQRAALAAAEQQASRTASGSVAVHDAKARVAIGSRIFVEGRHDAELVEKVWGHDLRVEGVVVEMLDGVDDLAAAIRDFAPGRGRRMGVLVDHLVPGSKESRIVAEANKVAPEHVLVLGHPYVDVWQSVRPQRLGMDAWPTIPRSMEWKRGICAHLGWAHDSQADIARAWKQILGTVRSYADLEPALLGRVEELIDFVTAPEG, encoded by the coding sequence GTGAGCGATCGATACGGCAAGGACGTGCTCTCCGGCGACTGGAAGTCGAAGGGCAGGCTGGCGCGGCCCACCTCCCGTGCCCTCGAGGCCACCCGCGGAACGGTCGTCGAGGACGTCGAGACCGGGTGGGTCGGCGCCGTCGTCGCGGTGGAGAAGGCGGGCGGCGTGCACGTCGTCCACCTCGAGGACCGCCGCGGCAAGGTGAGGGCCTTCCCGCTCGGCGGCGGCTTCCTCGTCGACGGCGCCCCGGTATCGCTCACGGCACCGAAGGGAGCCCAGCGCGCCGCCCTCGCCGCGGCCGAGCAGCAGGCCTCCCGCACCGCGAGCGGCTCCGTCGCCGTCCACGACGCCAAGGCCAGGGTCGCCATCGGGTCGCGGATCTTCGTCGAGGGCCGCCACGACGCCGAGCTCGTCGAAAAGGTGTGGGGCCACGACCTGCGGGTCGAGGGTGTCGTCGTCGAGATGCTCGACGGTGTCGACGACCTCGCCGCCGCCATCCGCGACTTCGCACCGGGCAGGGGCCGCCGGATGGGCGTGCTCGTCGACCACCTCGTGCCCGGCAGCAAGGAGTCCCGGATCGTCGCCGAGGCCAACAAGGTCGCGCCCGAGCACGTGCTCGTCCTCGGCCACCCCTATGTCGACGTGTGGCAGTCGGTGCGCCCCCAGCGCCTCGGCATGGACGCCTGGCCGACGATCCCGCGCTCCATGGAGTGGAAGCGCGGCATCTGCGCGCACCTCGGCTGGGCCCACGACTCCCAGGCCGACATCGCCCGCGCCTGGAAGCAGATCCTCGGCACGGTCCGCTCCTACGCCGACCTCGAGCCCGCCCTCCTCGGCCGCGTCGAGGAGCTCATCGACTTCGTCACCGCCCCCGAGGGCTGA
- a CDS encoding tyrosine-protein phosphatase, with translation MTRWIELDGVVNMRDLGGLPTRDGRTTREGRLIRSDNLQDLSEGDVRRLVDELGVSDVVDLRSHVEYEVTGAGPLRATALTHHHHSLLREDRDPDETIEQALAVRWGRQDHSPRDGAFWARHYTGYLTARPDSVAAALAAVRDSTGATVVHCAAGKDRTGTVVGMALVVAGVPAEVVIDDYVRTAERLERIMDRLSSVEPYARTLPTHSLEDQLPRRESMEAVLAHLESEFGGAEGWLEAAEWSREQVARLRDRLVG, from the coding sequence ATGACCCGGTGGATCGAGCTCGACGGCGTCGTCAACATGCGAGACCTCGGCGGGCTGCCCACCCGCGACGGACGCACCACCCGCGAGGGCCGGCTGATCCGCAGCGACAACCTGCAGGACCTGAGCGAAGGGGACGTGCGTCGCCTCGTCGACGAGCTCGGGGTGAGCGACGTCGTCGACCTGCGCAGCCACGTCGAGTACGAGGTGACCGGAGCGGGTCCGCTGCGCGCCACCGCGCTGACGCACCACCACCACAGCCTGCTGCGCGAGGACCGCGACCCCGACGAGACGATCGAGCAGGCCCTGGCCGTCCGGTGGGGCCGGCAGGACCACTCGCCCCGGGACGGCGCCTTCTGGGCCCGGCACTACACGGGCTACCTCACGGCCCGGCCCGACTCGGTGGCGGCGGCACTGGCTGCCGTCCGCGACAGCACGGGCGCCACGGTCGTCCACTGCGCGGCGGGCAAGGACCGCACCGGCACCGTGGTCGGCATGGCTCTCGTCGTCGCGGGCGTGCCCGCCGAGGTCGTCATCGACGACTACGTGCGCACGGCCGAGCGCCTCGAGCGGATCATGGACCGGCTCTCGAGCGTCGAGCCCTATGCGCGCACGCTGCCGACGCACAGCCTCGAGGACCAGCTGCCACGGCGCGAGTCGATGGAGGCCGTGCTCGCGCACCTCGAGTCGGAGTTCGGCGGTGCCGAGGGGTGGCTCGAGGCCGCGGAGTGGTCGCGGGAGCAGGTCGCGCGGCTGCGCGACCGGCTCGTCGGGTGA
- the dnaJ gene encoding molecular chaperone DnaJ, whose translation MNDYYEDLGVSREATPEEIKRAYRKLARTLHPDVNPGPEAEEQFKRVSQAYDVLSDETKRRQYDMGGDPYGGQHDGFGAGFTFSDIMEQFFGQAAGGAGRGPRSRSARGQDGLVGLEIDLATAVFGGQEELTIDTAVVCGSCSGDGAQPGTGRRTCDTCGGRGEVQQVQRSFLGQVMTSRPCPTCQGFGEVIPNPCHECSGQGRVRSRRSMKVRIPAGVDDGTRIHLEGEGEVGPGGGPAGDLYVELRVRQHETFTRRGDDLHASVAVPMTAAALGVTMSFATLDGEQEITIKRGTQPGDTIVLPGLGVTHLRREGRGDLVIHVDVRTPTRLDDEQERLLRELAAARDEEQPDGELDDVDSGFVGRLRHAFKGR comes from the coding sequence GTGAACGACTACTACGAGGACCTGGGCGTCAGCCGCGAGGCGACGCCCGAGGAGATCAAGCGGGCCTACCGCAAGCTGGCCCGCACCCTGCACCCCGACGTCAACCCCGGCCCGGAGGCCGAGGAGCAGTTCAAGCGGGTCTCGCAGGCCTACGACGTCCTCTCCGACGAGACGAAGCGCCGCCAGTACGACATGGGCGGTGACCCCTACGGCGGCCAGCACGACGGCTTCGGCGCCGGCTTCACCTTCAGCGACATCATGGAGCAGTTCTTCGGGCAGGCGGCCGGCGGCGCCGGGCGCGGTCCGCGCTCCCGCTCGGCGCGCGGCCAGGACGGACTCGTCGGCCTCGAGATCGACCTCGCGACCGCGGTCTTCGGCGGCCAGGAGGAGCTGACGATCGACACGGCCGTCGTCTGCGGCTCGTGCAGCGGCGACGGCGCCCAGCCGGGCACCGGCCGACGCACCTGCGACACCTGTGGCGGCCGCGGCGAGGTTCAGCAGGTCCAGCGCTCCTTCCTCGGCCAGGTCATGACCAGCCGTCCGTGCCCCACCTGCCAGGGCTTCGGCGAGGTCATCCCCAACCCCTGCCACGAGTGCTCCGGCCAGGGCCGGGTGCGCAGCCGCCGCTCGATGAAGGTGCGCATCCCCGCCGGCGTCGACGACGGCACCCGCATCCACCTCGAGGGCGAAGGGGAGGTCGGTCCCGGTGGTGGGCCGGCCGGCGACCTCTACGTCGAGCTGCGCGTGCGTCAGCACGAGACCTTCACCCGCCGTGGCGACGACCTGCACGCCTCGGTCGCCGTGCCGATGACCGCAGCCGCCCTCGGCGTGACGATGAGCTTCGCCACCCTCGACGGCGAGCAGGAGATCACCATCAAGCGCGGCACCCAGCCGGGCGACACGATCGTCCTGCCCGGGCTCGGTGTGACGCACCTGCGGCGCGAGGGCCGCGGCGACCTCGTCATCCACGTCGACGTGCGCACGCCGACCCGCCTCGACGACGAGCAGGAGCGCCTGCTCCGCGAGCTCGCGGCAGCCCGTGACGAGGAGCAGCCCGACGGCGAGCTCGACGACGTCGACTCCGGCTTCGTCGGGCGCCTGCGCCACGCCTTCAAGGGTCGCTGA
- the hrcA gene encoding heat-inducible transcriptional repressor HrcA → MSQERRMAVLSAIVEDYVQTSEPVGSKALLDRHQLNVSAATVRNDMAALEDEGLIIAPHTSAGRIPTDAGYRLFVDRLQAIRPMSRGERAAITDYLEGADELDVVLERTVRLLSTLTRQVAVVQYPSLTRSTVKHIELVPMSETRLMVVVIMGTGRVEQRIVPTSVDYLSSQGAEALARARGRINAATRDLRLADAITALRTLAGEDDETEDALTAGVIAAVEDALAQERVTKVTLAGTANLARSSSDFPMTLEPVLDALEQHVVLLKLLSVEAGQTAAGVSVRIGSENPVSGLQGTSLVTSGYGSGDEQVGAVGVLGPTRMDYPAAMAQVRAVATYLSRIVDA, encoded by the coding sequence ATGAGCCAGGAGCGGCGGATGGCCGTGCTCAGCGCCATCGTGGAGGACTACGTGCAGACCTCGGAGCCGGTCGGCTCCAAGGCGCTGCTCGACCGCCACCAGCTCAACGTCTCGGCGGCGACCGTGCGCAACGACATGGCCGCCCTCGAGGACGAGGGACTGATCATCGCGCCGCACACCTCGGCCGGGCGCATCCCCACCGACGCCGGCTACCGGCTCTTCGTCGACCGGCTCCAGGCGATCCGCCCGATGTCGCGCGGCGAGCGGGCGGCGATCACCGACTACCTCGAGGGCGCCGACGAGCTCGACGTCGTCCTCGAGCGCACCGTGCGGCTGCTGTCGACCCTGACCCGCCAGGTCGCGGTCGTGCAGTACCCCTCGCTCACCCGCAGCACGGTCAAGCACATCGAGCTCGTCCCGATGAGCGAGACCCGGCTCATGGTCGTCGTCATCATGGGCACCGGCCGCGTCGAGCAGCGCATCGTGCCGACGAGCGTCGACTACCTGAGCAGCCAGGGCGCCGAGGCCCTCGCACGTGCGCGCGGCCGGATCAACGCCGCGACCCGCGACCTGCGGCTCGCCGACGCGATCACCGCGCTGCGCACCCTGGCCGGCGAGGACGACGAGACCGAGGATGCCCTGACGGCCGGGGTCATCGCGGCCGTCGAGGACGCCCTCGCGCAGGAGCGCGTGACCAAGGTGACGCTCGCCGGCACCGCCAACCTCGCGCGCAGCTCGAGCGACTTCCCGATGACCCTCGAGCCGGTGCTCGACGCGCTCGAGCAGCACGTCGTCCTGCTCAAGCTGCTGAGCGTCGAGGCCGGTCAGACCGCGGCCGGCGTCTCGGTGCGCATCGGCTCCGAAAATCCCGTGTCCGGGCTGCAGGGCACCTCGCTCGTCACCTCCGGCTACGGCTCCGGCGACGAGCAGGTCGGCGCCGTCGGTGTGCTCGGCCCCACCCGCATGGACTACCCGGCGGCCATGGCGCAGGTGCGCGCCGTCGCCACCTATCTCTCGCGGATCGTGGACGCCTGA
- the lepA gene encoding translation elongation factor 4 — protein MSPQAREALPPNATPPAQIRNFCIIAHIDHGKSTLADRMLGITGVVEARAMRAQYLDRMDIERERGITIKSQAVRMPWEHQGQTFCLNMIDTPGHVDFTYEVSRSLAACEGAILLVDAAQGIEAQTLANLYLAMDNDLTIIPVLNKIDLPAAQPEKYAEEIAGLIGCEPEDVLRVSGKTGEGVEALLDKIVAELPPPEGDAQAPARAMIFDSVYDNYRGVVTYVRVVDGALHPREKIAMMSTKATHELLEIGVISPEMIPSKGLGVGEVGYLITGVKDVRQSKVGDTVTNAAAPAADAIGGYKDPNPMVFSGLYPIDGSDYPTLRDALDKLKLNDAALVYEPETSAALGFGFRCGFLGLLHLEIVRERLEREFDLDLISTQPNVVYEVTMDDGSEILVTNPSEFPYGKVAEVREPVVNATILAPSEFIGAIMELCQGKRGQLGGMDYLSEDRVEMRYTLPLAEIVFDFFDQLKSKTRGYASLDYQEAGDQAADLVKVDILLQGETVDAFSAVVHKDKAYAYGTMMAGKLKELIPRQQFEVPIQAAIGARIIARENIRAIRKDVLAKCYGGDISRKRKLLEKQKEGKKRMKNIGTVEVPQEAFIAALSSDDSAVDKAKK, from the coding sequence GTGTCACCCCAGGCCCGTGAGGCCCTGCCGCCCAACGCGACCCCGCCGGCGCAGATCCGCAACTTCTGCATCATCGCCCACATCGACCACGGCAAGTCGACGCTCGCCGACCGGATGCTCGGCATCACCGGCGTCGTCGAGGCCCGGGCGATGCGCGCGCAGTACCTCGACCGCATGGACATCGAGCGCGAGCGCGGCATCACCATCAAGTCGCAGGCCGTGCGCATGCCGTGGGAGCACCAGGGGCAGACCTTCTGCCTCAACATGATCGACACCCCGGGGCACGTCGACTTCACCTACGAGGTCTCCCGCTCACTCGCCGCGTGCGAGGGCGCGATCCTGCTCGTCGACGCCGCGCAGGGCATCGAGGCCCAGACCCTGGCCAACCTCTACCTGGCGATGGACAACGACCTGACGATCATCCCGGTGCTCAACAAGATCGACCTGCCGGCCGCCCAGCCGGAGAAGTACGCCGAGGAGATCGCTGGCCTCATCGGCTGCGAGCCCGAGGACGTGCTCCGGGTGAGCGGCAAGACGGGCGAGGGCGTCGAGGCCCTGCTCGACAAGATCGTCGCCGAGCTGCCGCCGCCCGAGGGCGACGCCCAGGCGCCCGCCCGGGCGATGATCTTCGACTCCGTCTACGACAACTACCGCGGCGTCGTCACCTATGTCCGGGTCGTCGACGGGGCGCTGCACCCCCGCGAGAAGATCGCGATGATGTCGACCAAGGCGACCCACGAGCTGCTCGAGATCGGGGTCATCTCGCCGGAGATGATCCCGAGCAAGGGCCTGGGCGTCGGTGAGGTCGGCTACCTGATCACCGGCGTCAAGGACGTGCGCCAGTCCAAGGTCGGTGACACCGTGACCAATGCCGCGGCGCCCGCGGCCGACGCGATCGGTGGGTACAAGGACCCCAACCCGATGGTCTTCTCGGGGCTCTACCCGATCGACGGGTCCGACTACCCGACGCTGCGCGACGCCCTCGACAAGCTCAAGCTCAACGACGCCGCGCTCGTCTACGAGCCGGAGACCTCCGCTGCCCTCGGCTTCGGCTTCCGCTGCGGCTTCCTCGGCCTGCTCCACCTGGAGATCGTGCGCGAGCGCCTCGAGCGCGAGTTCGACCTCGACCTCATCTCGACCCAGCCCAATGTCGTCTACGAGGTGACGATGGACGACGGCTCCGAGATCCTCGTGACCAACCCCAGCGAGTTCCCCTACGGCAAGGTCGCCGAGGTGCGCGAGCCGGTCGTCAACGCGACGATCCTCGCGCCGAGCGAGTTCATCGGCGCGATCATGGAGCTGTGCCAGGGCAAGCGCGGCCAGCTCGGCGGCATGGACTACCTCTCCGAGGACCGCGTCGAGATGCGCTACACGCTGCCGCTGGCCGAGATCGTCTTCGACTTCTTCGACCAGCTGAAGTCCAAGACCCGTGGCTACGCCTCGCTCGACTACCAGGAGGCCGGCGACCAGGCTGCCGACCTGGTCAAGGTCGACATCCTCCTGCAGGGCGAGACCGTCGACGCCTTCAGCGCCGTCGTCCACAAGGACAAGGCCTATGCCTACGGCACGATGATGGCCGGCAAGCTCAAGGAGCTCATCCCGCGGCAGCAGTTCGAGGTGCCGATCCAGGCAGCCATCGGCGCGCGGATCATCGCCCGCGAGAACATCCGCGCGATCCGCAAGGACGTGCTCGCCAAGTGCTACGGCGGTGACATCTCCCGCAAGCGCAAGCTGCTCGAGAAGCAGAAGGAGGGCAAGAAGCGGATGAAGAACATCGGCACCGTCGAGGTGCCGCAGGAAGCCTTCATCGCTGCGCTCTCCTCCGACGACAGCGCGGTGGACAAGGCGAAGAAGTAG
- a CDS encoding alkaline phosphatase family protein: MTTPSHPSRRTLLRFAAASGATVAISGALGAPWASAASKGEQPRVYVLVTDGLRPDEITPECTPHLHALRTGGTWYPNARSLPVMETIPNHVMMMTGVRPDRSGVPANKIYDRGLGEVRDMDQPSDIKVATLVERLNARGLTTGTVLSKDYLYGVFGDRATYRWEPKPLMPITDHAPDGYTYDALVKMVDEADPHLVFVNFGDIDRVGHADLGGTISLPAMRYAALANTDRLVGDFVEHLKAKGAWERSVIIHLADHSMDWSMAWKVISLGAPIWWDTTLRGKVEIAQNGGADCLYWTGPAGERAAGLQRLRTLVERQAGVLSVHTPAELRLGANAGDLVVYCKQGWRFSDPTIFDNPIPGNHGHPTTAPIPFVIGGGSPLVRPGTRTATAHTLDVAPTVGAIFGLPSLPGGYDGVSRL; the protein is encoded by the coding sequence ATGACCACCCCGTCCCACCCCTCCCGCCGCACCCTCCTGCGCTTCGCCGCCGCCAGCGGTGCGACCGTCGCCATCTCCGGCGCGCTCGGGGCCCCCTGGGCCTCGGCCGCGTCGAAGGGGGAGCAGCCTCGCGTCTACGTCCTGGTCACCGACGGGCTGCGCCCGGACGAGATCACGCCCGAGTGCACCCCGCACCTCCACGCCCTGCGCACCGGGGGCACCTGGTACCCCAACGCCCGGTCCCTGCCGGTCATGGAGACGATCCCCAACCACGTGATGATGATGACCGGCGTGCGGCCCGACCGCAGCGGCGTGCCGGCCAACAAGATCTACGACCGTGGCCTCGGCGAGGTCCGCGACATGGACCAGCCGAGCGACATCAAGGTCGCGACCCTCGTCGAGCGGCTCAACGCCCGCGGCCTGACGACCGGCACCGTGCTGTCGAAGGACTACCTCTACGGGGTCTTCGGCGACCGCGCGACCTATCGGTGGGAGCCCAAGCCGCTCATGCCGATCACCGACCACGCGCCCGACGGCTACACCTACGACGCGCTGGTCAAGATGGTCGACGAGGCCGACCCGCACCTCGTCTTCGTCAACTTCGGCGACATCGACCGGGTCGGTCACGCCGACCTCGGGGGCACGATCAGCCTGCCCGCGATGCGCTATGCCGCCCTGGCCAACACCGACCGTCTCGTCGGCGACTTCGTCGAGCACCTCAAGGCGAAGGGGGCGTGGGAGCGTTCGGTCATCATCCACCTCGCGGACCACTCGATGGACTGGTCGATGGCGTGGAAGGTCATCTCGCTGGGCGCCCCCATCTGGTGGGACACCACGCTGCGCGGCAAGGTGGAGATCGCGCAGAACGGTGGCGCCGACTGCCTCTACTGGACCGGCCCCGCGGGGGAGCGGGCCGCCGGCCTGCAGCGGCTGCGCACGCTCGTCGAGCGGCAGGCGGGGGTGCTGTCGGTGCACACGCCGGCCGAGCTGCGTCTGGGCGCCAACGCCGGCGACCTCGTCGTCTACTGCAAGCAGGGCTGGCGCTTCTCGGACCCGACGATCTTCGACAACCCGATCCCCGGGAACCACGGACACCCGACGACGGCTCCCATCCCCTTCGTCATCGGCGGTGGCTCCCCGCTCGTCCGGCCGGGCACGCGCACCGCGACCGCCCACACGCTCGACGTCGCGCCGACCGTCGGCGCGATCTTCGGCCTGCCCTCGCTGCCGGGTGGCTACGACGGGGTCAGCCGGCTCTGA
- a CDS encoding trimeric intracellular cation channel family protein, which produces MPEIPDLIAFVDLLGVFANGLLGGAVARRYQLDPVGFSVLAVVSALGGGAIRDVLLNVQPVALTDLRYLTVALVAAAISFLVPLEGRRWRQVFPWIDGVALGTWAVVGTQKALLADIHWFPAILLGVITACGGGVVRDMMLGNVPVILQRSELYATAAFAGGATLVLLHLMTTGPLASLGALVVGGGVCLLARKRGWMLPTEPRWPASRIRRR; this is translated from the coding sequence GTGCCCGAGATCCCCGACCTCATCGCCTTCGTCGACCTGCTCGGTGTCTTCGCCAACGGCCTGCTCGGCGGAGCCGTCGCCCGCCGCTACCAGCTCGACCCCGTCGGCTTCTCGGTGCTGGCCGTCGTCTCCGCGCTCGGCGGCGGCGCGATCCGCGACGTGCTGCTCAACGTGCAGCCGGTCGCCCTGACCGACCTGCGCTACCTGACGGTGGCCCTCGTCGCGGCGGCCATCTCCTTCCTCGTCCCGCTCGAGGGGCGCCGGTGGCGTCAGGTCTTCCCCTGGATCGACGGCGTGGCCCTCGGCACCTGGGCGGTCGTCGGCACGCAGAAGGCGCTGCTCGCCGACATCCACTGGTTCCCGGCCATCCTGCTCGGCGTCATCACCGCCTGCGGTGGCGGCGTCGTGCGCGACATGATGCTCGGCAACGTGCCGGTGATCCTCCAGCGCTCCGAGCTCTACGCCACGGCGGCCTTCGCCGGGGGCGCGACCCTCGTCCTGCTCCACCTCATGACCACCGGACCGCTCGCCTCGCTCGGCGCGCTCGTCGTCGGCGGCGGGGTCTGCCTGCTCGCGCGCAAGCGTGGCTGGATGCTCCCGACCGAGCCGCGGTGGCCGGCGAGCCGCATCCGCCGGCGGTGA
- the hemW gene encoding radical SAM family heme chaperone HemW, whose product MRPPFGIYLHVPFCTVRCGYCDFNTYTATELGPVGGAKGASVATYVDAAIAELDLAVRSVGDDRPVSTVFVGGGTPTLLPPQDLVRFLDAVRERWGLADDVEVTTEANPDSVTEESLRVLADGGFTRASIGMQSSVPQVLATLDRTHDPANVSRAVAAARAADLAVSLDLIYGTPGESLEQWRTSLETAVGLAPDHLSAYALTVEDGTKMAARVRRGELPMPTGDDEADKYELADELLADAGYAWYEISNWARTPADRCRHNIAYWRSHDWWGVGPGAHGHVDGVRWWNLKHPATWAKALAEGDPAAEREELTPEQRADEEVLLGVRLREGLPTDRLTQQGRRAVAGLVADGLVDGREAVRGSVVLTRRGRLLADTVVHHLVGGAGA is encoded by the coding sequence GTGCGTCCCCCCTTCGGCATCTACCTGCACGTGCCCTTCTGCACGGTCCGGTGCGGGTACTGCGACTTCAACACCTACACCGCCACCGAGCTGGGCCCCGTCGGCGGGGCGAAGGGGGCGAGCGTCGCCACCTATGTCGACGCCGCGATCGCCGAGCTCGACCTCGCGGTGCGGTCCGTGGGTGACGACCGGCCGGTCTCGACGGTCTTCGTCGGCGGGGGTACCCCGACGCTGCTGCCGCCGCAGGACCTCGTGCGCTTCCTCGACGCCGTGCGCGAGCGGTGGGGGCTGGCCGACGACGTCGAGGTGACGACGGAGGCCAACCCCGACAGCGTCACCGAGGAGTCGCTGCGGGTCCTCGCGGACGGGGGCTTCACCCGGGCGAGCATCGGCATGCAGTCGTCGGTGCCGCAGGTGCTCGCGACGCTCGACCGCACCCACGACCCGGCCAACGTCTCCCGGGCCGTCGCCGCGGCCCGTGCCGCCGACCTGGCCGTGAGCCTCGACCTCATCTACGGCACGCCGGGGGAGAGCCTCGAGCAGTGGCGCACCTCCCTCGAGACCGCGGTGGGCCTGGCGCCCGACCACCTGTCGGCCTACGCGCTGACCGTCGAGGACGGCACCAAGATGGCCGCCCGGGTGCGCCGCGGCGAGCTGCCGATGCCGACGGGCGACGACGAGGCCGACAAGTACGAGCTCGCCGACGAGCTGCTCGCCGACGCCGGCTACGCCTGGTACGAGATCAGCAACTGGGCCCGCACGCCCGCCGACCGGTGCCGGCACAACATCGCCTACTGGCGCAGCCACGACTGGTGGGGCGTCGGGCCCGGCGCGCACGGCCACGTCGACGGGGTGCGCTGGTGGAACCTCAAGCACCCCGCGACCTGGGCCAAGGCGCTGGCCGAGGGTGACCCGGCCGCGGAGCGCGAGGAGCTGACGCCGGAGCAGCGGGCCGACGAGGAGGTCCTGCTCGGGGTGCGGCTGCGCGAGGGCCTGCCGACCGATCGCCTCACGCAGCAGGGTCGCCGGGCCGTCGCCGGACTCGTCGCCGACGGACTCGTCGACGGTCGCGAGGCCGTACGGGGGAGCGTCGTGCTCACCCGTCGCGGGCGGCTGCTCGCCGACACCGTCGTCCACCACCTCGTCGGGGGTGCCGGTGCCTGA
- the fabG gene encoding 3-oxoacyl-ACP reductase FabG — protein sequence MTTTRTAIVTGAARGIGRAIALRLATDGHHVAVLDLDESACQVVVDEITEGGGTALAVGVDVSDAEQVEAGVARVAEELGAPTLLVNNAGIIRDNMLFKMSVDDWDSVMAVHLRGAFLMTKAAQAHMTAEKYGRIVNLSSTSALGNRGQTNYSAAKAGMQGFTKTLAIELGKFGVTANAIAPGFIQTDMTAATAERIGVPFEDFLAHAAKETPVGRVGQPEDIAATASFLLSEEAGFVSGQVIYVAGGPKD from the coding sequence ATGACCACGACTCGCACCGCCATCGTCACCGGGGCCGCGCGCGGCATCGGCCGCGCCATCGCCCTTCGTCTCGCCACCGACGGTCACCACGTGGCCGTCCTCGACCTCGACGAGTCGGCCTGCCAGGTCGTCGTCGACGAGATCACCGAAGGGGGTGGCACCGCCCTGGCCGTGGGCGTGGACGTCTCCGACGCCGAGCAGGTCGAGGCGGGCGTCGCCCGCGTCGCCGAGGAGCTCGGTGCCCCGACGCTGCTCGTCAACAACGCGGGCATCATCCGCGACAACATGCTCTTCAAGATGTCCGTCGACGACTGGGACTCGGTCATGGCGGTCCACCTGCGTGGTGCCTTCCTCATGACCAAGGCGGCCCAGGCCCACATGACCGCGGAGAAGTACGGCCGCATCGTCAACCTCAGCTCGACCTCGGCCCTCGGCAACCGCGGCCAGACGAACTACTCCGCCGCCAAGGCCGGCATGCAGGGCTTCACCAAGACCCTGGCCATCGAGCTCGGCAAGTTCGGCGTGACCGCCAACGCGATCGCCCCCGGCTTCATCCAGACGGACATGACGGCCGCGACCGCCGAGCGCATCGGCGTGCCCTTCGAGGACTTCCTCGCCCACGCGGCCAAGGAGACCCCCGTCGGCCGTGTCGGCCAGCCCGAGGACATCGCCGCCACCGCCTCCTTCCTCCTGTCCGAGGAGGCCGGCTTCGTCTCCGGCCAGGTCATCTACGTCGCCGGCGGCCCCAAGGACTGA
- a CDS encoding hotdog fold domain-containing protein: MAQQTFALYQRIASLPAGKRLFSLLYSVKAPYFATVRPQVREVRANHAELSIRNRKRVHNHIGTLHAIAVCNGLEAAMGLLAEATCPSDQRWLPRGLQVSYLAKSTTDLLCVAETDPEQWAGEAPYDVDIRVKAVRTDGVVVVEGVIPVYVTAKPKKA, encoded by the coding sequence ATGGCCCAGCAGACCTTCGCCCTCTACCAGCGCATCGCGAGCCTCCCGGCGGGCAAGCGACTCTTCTCGCTGCTCTACTCCGTCAAGGCGCCCTACTTCGCCACCGTGCGCCCGCAGGTGCGCGAGGTCCGCGCCAACCACGCGGAGCTGTCGATCCGTAACCGCAAGCGCGTGCACAACCACATCGGCACCCTGCACGCGATCGCCGTCTGCAACGGTCTCGAGGCCGCCATGGGTCTGCTCGCGGAGGCGACCTGCCCGAGCGACCAGCGGTGGCTGCCGCGCGGCCTGCAGGTGAGCTACCTGGCGAAGTCGACGACCGACCTGCTGTGCGTCGCCGAGACCGACCCCGAGCAGTGGGCGGGCGAGGCTCCCTACGACGTCGACATCCGGGTCAAGGCCGTGCGCACCGACGGGGTCGTCGTCGTCGAGGGCGTCATCCCGGTCTACGTCACCGCCAAGCCGAAGAAGGCCTGA